DNA sequence from the Candidatus Kaistella beijingensis genome:
TGTTGTCGATTTTAAAAAATTGGATTTGGTTGCAGATGGAAACATTATTAAAACTGCAAAATCTGCGGTGGAACATTTAATTAAGAGCGATCCGCATCTTCAAAATCCCGATAATTTTTCTTTAAGAAATTATTACGTGAAGCAATACAAAGGAAAAAATAAATGGGGACGGATTTCGTAAAATTATTTACCAAAACACACGGTTTTACAAATGAAATAGATATTTTTGTTCTCATGAAGAAATTCACCCTACTACTCTTTTCACTTCTTTTTATGACCGTTTTCTCACAGTCGAAACTTACGGTTTTGCAAGCAGGAAGCGAATCCCCAATTTTCAATGCAACTGTTTATTGTGGAAAAAATGTTGTGGGGAAAACCAACAGTCAAGGTGTTTTAGAATTCAAAACAAAATGTAAGAAAGTGGATGTAAAAGCCACTGGATTTTACGAAAGTGACGTGGTCGTGGATAAAGTGATGGAAATTTCTTTAACTAAAGTCGATCCGAAAACCCATTCCATTGAAACCGTGATGATTAATGATAAAAGTGATCCACGAGCTTTGGAAATTTTGCAGAAAGTCAACGATAATTTCAAAAATAATTCACCGCAAAGTTTGGATTCCTACGCTTTTAAATCTTATGAGAAAATATCATTGGATTTTGATGAAGACAGCATCAAGCATTACAGCAATTCCCTGAATCAAAAAATAGATTCCCTAAAATCTCTTCCAAAAAAAAACCAGCCCGAAAAAGCCAAAAAAGATTCTATCGAAAGTGTAAAAGTGATGAAACTTTTCACGAAAAGTAAACTTTTCCTTTGGGAAAGAGCCTCGGAATTTCTTTATTCGCAAAAATATGGCGAAAAGATAAATATTTTGGACAACAGAATTGCCGGATTAAGGGAACCCGTTTATGAATTGATGGCGTTAAGATCCAACAGGAATCGAATTCCACGTGAAATTCGGGAAGAAAACAGGTCGCTGTACCGATTCTTTTTAACCGACAGTATCGATATCGACGGGAGGAAAAACTTTGTTATCCGTTTTCGCGATGCGGGAATAAAAAAACCAGTTCCACAAAGAAAATTCAACGGTTATATTTATGTAGATGCAGAAACTTACGGCCTGAAAAAAATCGAAAGCAACAGCAACAAAAAAAGCGAGGGAAGTATTACCAGTATTTGGACGCCGATTCACAACAAATGGTTTTTGGCAAAGGAAAATCTGAAGATGAGAATGGGCATGACTTATATGGATGAAAAGTATAAAACCGATCAAAAAACTGGCAAAAAAGAGGAAGTTAAAAATCGTAAAGGTTTTGGGAACTACGTTTTTTTAACTGCTGATTATTTTGATTTTCAGACTCCGATTCAGGAAAAAAAGAAAGATTTTGAAGGTTATTCCATGTCGGTGAAAAACGCTGATGGAAGCACGCTGGACAAATTTCGAACAGATTCTTTGACTTTGCGCGAGAGAATGACTTACAACAAAATCGACAGCGTTGGTAAAAAATATAATCTCGACAACAAAATCAATATTTTTACTGGCTTGATCAAAGGAAATGTTCGTGTTGGAAATGTAGATTTCGACGCTTCACAGATTCTTAAATACAATCAATACGAAGGTTTTCGATTAGGTTTGGCTGCAAAACTCAACGAAAAATTTCATCCCTATATTTCTCCCGACGCTTATTTCGCCTATGGTTTTAAAGATGAAGCCTGGAAATATGGAGCCGGAATTGATGTAAAAACCACCTTAAGAAAAAATTCGTTTTTCCGTGCCGAATATTACCACGATGTCATGGCTGCCGGAAGATTCAACGAAAATCTATGGAACTTCAGGATGAAAATCATGAATTCCGGAGTGGATTTGAATAACGACCGTTTTTATCAATATGAAGGCTTTAAGGTTTCCTACCAAAATGATTTAAGCAACGCTTTGACAATGGTTATTTCGGCAAAACGAGACCAGGAAGAAGCCAAATTTAATTACAGTTTTATGAATTTGGGGAAACAGTTTACTAATTTTTCAACTCAACTCACGTTAAAGTATGCGCCCCGTTCCAAAAATATTATGACTCCTTCTGGAAAGTTTACCTATGAACAAAATTTCCCAGAATATTTTTTGAATTACGAGCAGGGAATTCAGTCTTTCGGTGGTGATTTCAATTACAGCCGTTTTGATATTCTTGCGCAGCACCGCTTTAAAACCGACATTGGAGTTACCGGAGTTCGCGCTTATGCAGGCTTGGTTTTGGGAAAGACGCCGATTTGGAATCAGTTTGCGATGAACGGTTTAGGAAACGGTGAAAACAGTTTGAATTTCAACCTTACCTCTTTCCTCGGTTTTGCAACGATGGAAGGTGGAAAATATTACAGCGACAAATTTGCAGGCTATTATTTTACGCACCGAATTCCGTGGTATTTTAAAACTTTTGGGAAGAATATTTCGAGTTTTGACATGGTTTACCGTGGCGTAATCGGCGAAATGAAAAATCCGGAATACCATCAGTTTGATTTCCAGAAATTGGATCATCTTTATCAGGAAGTTGGTTTGGAGTGGAATAATTTTGCTGGCGTTCCGCTGAATCTTGGGTTTTTCTATCGTGTTGGTTATTATGCAACTTCCCAGTTTAAAGAGAATTTCGGTTTACAGTTAAAGTTTAATTTTTTAGGATTCTAATGATGAAAAACATTCAGATTAAGGCATCTCAATTTTTTGAGTTATTGAAAGCTTCCGACACTTCCATGTGGGAAATTTTCTCGCAAATGATTGATGGCGCGGAGAAAGAAATCATTTTTTTGGATGACGAAGAAAAAGTCCTCTTCCATTATATTTTGCCCGAAACAATGGAAAAGCTCAATAATGACCGGGAAAAATTTGCGAAAGAATATTCAGAAAAACTTTCTGGATTAAATTAGTTTTGCAAAAATAATTCGATGGTTTTTGTCGCTTCGAGAACATCGTGAACCCTTAAAATTTTTGCACCTTTTTGTAAAGTTTTTAAATGAAGTTTTTGAGTTTCCTCATTAATTTCCAAAGGCGATTTTCCCAGCGGTTTGTAAATGAAAGATTTTCTGGAGATCCCGACTAACAAAGGATATCTTCCAAATCCAATGAATTCTAAATCGTCAATCATTTGATGATTTTGTTCCACCGTTTTTCCGAAACCAAAACCAGGATCTAGAATAATATCTTTCACTCCGAAACTTCTCAATTGCTGAATTTTTCCCGAAAAATATTTGTTGAGACTGATAATGATATCTTCTTGAATTATTTTTTCATGCATCGATTCGTAGGTTAGATTGACGTGCATCAAAATGTATGGAAGTTGCGTCTCTCCTACTGTTTTAAACATTTTATCATCGTAATTTCCACCAGAAATATCATTCACCATATCGATTCCTTCATTAAAGCCAAATTTCACCACTTCGGCATAAAATGTATCTAAAGAAATCAAAGCTTCGGGAAATTCCTTTTTAATTTTTGAAATCACAGTTCCAATTCTTGAAATCTCGTCTTCAGCTTTTAAAAATTCAGAATTGGGTCGAGTTGATTGCGCACCGATATCAATAATTTCAGCACCATCTTTCAACATTTTTTCGGTTTGAACTAAAGCCGACTTTTCTTCATTAAATTTTCCACCGTCTGAAAAAGAATCAGGAGTAACATTGAGGATTCCCATGATTTTCGGGGAAGATAAATCGATGAGTTTACCGTTCAAGTTCATTGAATGATAATCGATGAATGATGATTTGTTCTGCATTATACAAATTTAGGAAATTACTTGCTTTGATACTCCTATCTTGCAGCTTCCCTCTTCCACCTTCCATCCAAATTTCTTACCTTTGAAACATTAAGAAATTTATGACAAGAACAGCACTACAGTTTGATGAAGTAATCAGAATTTGCAGGGACTTATTCAGCAATAAACTTACTGATTATGGGGCTTCTTTCCGAGTTTTAAGAACTCCGTCGTTAACGGACCAAATCTTCATTAAAGTAAAAAGTTTACGCAATTTCCAGACCACCAGAATCTCAAAAGTCGGTGAATCGGAAGAAGAGAATTTCATTGCCATCGTCAATTATTCCATCATCGGACTGATTCAGCTGGAGAAAGGTTTTGCAGATGATTTTAAGCAGGATAGAAATGAAATTTTAGATTTATACGACAAATTCGCACACAAAGCCAAAGAACTGATGATGAATAAAAATCATGATTACGGTGAAGCGTGGCGCGATATGCGGATTTCTTCTATCACGGATTTAATTTACCAGAAAGTTCTTCGAACCAAACAAATTGAAGACAACGCAGGAACAACGTTGGTTTCCGAAGGAATCGACGCGAATTATTACGATATGTTGAACTATGCCGTTTTCTGTCTCATTAAACTTTCCGAACAAAAAGAAGAATTTAAACCGAAGTTGATTTAGAAGATGGAAGCTGGAAGAATAGTGCTACAATTTCCAACTTCAAAACTTAAACTTGAAAAAAAAAAACATGAAACATATTTTACGAATTATCATCGCCCTAATTTTCATCGCCTCTGGTTTTGTAAAAGCGGTGGATGCAGTTGGTTTTTCCTTCAAATTGGAGGAATATTTTTCGTCTGCTGTTTTCAATATGCCTTTTTTTGAGAAACAGGCTTTAGCAATTGCTATTATTGTTGTTGTATTAGAATTAGTTTTAGGCTTTTTTCTTTTAATGAAGATGCGTTTAAAATTCACGCTTTCTGCATTGATTGCGTTGTGTGTTTTCTTCGGATTTCTAACCTTTTATTCAGCCTATTTCAATGTGGTGACCGATTGTGGATGTTTCGGCGATGCGCTGAAATTTACACCATGGCAAAGTTTCGTAAAAGATATTGTGCTTCTTTTAGGGTTAATTATTTTGTGGATTTTATACCGAAAACATTTCAATGAACCTGAACAGAAAAGCACTTTCAAAAAATACGCCTCAGCTTTTGCTTTTTTAACCATGGTTTTTGTTATCAATTGGGGAATTTCACACGAGCCATTAATAGATTTTAGACATTATAAAATTGGAACTGATTTAAATGTTGAGAAAGCAAAAATCGCCAAAAATCCATCTGAATATAAAACGTTCTACTCTTTAAAAAACGAGAAAACAGGCGAAGTCATCAATATCAATCAAGACGATTATGTAAATAAAGAGGAATATTGGAAAGAAGGTTCGCCCTGGAAAATCGAAGAGGGAAAAACCACTTCCAAAATCGTGAAACAAGGTTATGAATCAGAAATTGCTAAGTTCAAACCTGAAAGTTCAGAAGGAATGGATTTAACGGAGGAAATCCTGAAAGCTCCAAAAGCAGTTTTAGTTTTCGCCTACCATCCTGAAAAAGCCGACAAAAATATCTTGGCTAAAACGGAAGCTAAAGTTAATTCAGAAAAAGATGCTTTAGTTTATGGAGTTTCCACCAATCCGAATACTTTTAAAACCATAAAAAATGCAATGATGGACGGCACTGCCATAAAAACTATTGCGAGAAGTAATCCTTTTGTCTTAACTTTACAGAACGGAAAAATCGTGGACAAAAAATCTGCGGAAGATTATTTAAAAAAATAATTTCCTCAACATTCTGAAACAAAATCAAACTATTTCAAACAAAATCAAACTAAAAATTCAATGCAAAAATCAAATAAATCAATCGCAGGTTATCACCTTTTAATGATTCTTTCTTCTGTTGATGGCGAGTTCGCTCCCGAAGAAGGAATGAAGGTTCAGGAATATCTTGCCGAAGAATTTCCGTTTAAAATGAATTTAGACAACGAACTCGATATCATTGCAACACTTCAACCCGAAGAATGGAAAGACCATTTCGAGTTCCATGCAAGATGTTTCTACGATGATTCTACCGAAAAGGAAAGAAAAGATTTTGCCCAGTTTGCAAAGTCGCTCATCAAAGCGGATGACGAAGTGACGGAAAGAGAGCACCAGTTCTACATTCTTTTGAAAAAAATGTGGAATTTGGACTAAATCTGGTCTTTCAAACTATTTCAAATAAAATCAAACCATTTCAAACCTAGAATAAAATGAGAAGAAAAATCGTAGCCGGAAACTGGAAAATGAACAAAGAGGTAATTGAGGCTCAACAACTGATGTTCCAAATTTTGGAGTACAAAAAAAATCATCCAACCAACTGCGAAGTTTGGATCGCACCGCCTTCACTTTATTTGATGATGGCCAAAGATTTATACGAAAACGACGAAGTGGGCGTTTTTTCACAAGACATGAGCGAACATGAAAGCGGAGCTTACACCGGAGAGATTTCTGCATCCATGTTAGAATCAATCGATGCGACCGGAGCAATCATAGGACATTCCGAGAGAAGACAATATCACGGCGAAACCGACTCTCATTGTAACAGAAAAGTAAAATTGGCTTTAGACAAAGGCCTAATTCCAATCTACTGCAACGGAGAAACTTTGGAGCAAAGAAAATCCGGACAACATTTGGAAGTGGTGAAAAATCAAACTGAAGTCGCTTTGTTTACACTTTCTGCCGACGAAATTAAAAAAGTAGTAATCGCTTACGAACCAGTTTGGGCAATCGGAACGGGAGAAACTGCAACTCCTGAACAAGCGCAGGAAATTCATGCACACATAAGAAATCTAATTGCAAACAAATACGGAAAAGAAGTTGCAGACGAAGTTTCCATTATTTACGGCGGTTCGGTAAAACCTGACAATGCCAAAGAAATTTTTTCTCAACCCGATATTGATGGTGGTTTGATTGGTGGAGCCGCTTTGAAAATAGATGATTTCTCGAAAATTATTGAAGGGTTTAATTAAAAGAGCCAAGTGAAAAGAGCCAAGAGCCAAGTTGGTAAATGGTGTTCTTCGCAGTCAATTCGTTTTGCTGTAAATTTAGAAATGATAATTTTTCATTCTTCAATCCAACAAAAAATCTGTGCAATCTGCTAAATCAGCGAGCGTTTTTTCGTATCAATGAAGAATTTATTTCTTGCAGATAACGCAGATTAAAAGCAAAAAAATCACGCAAAATTTGCGTGATTTTTCTATTATTTGTTGATAACTACTTCTCTGTTTTTCTTTCCAAAACTTCATCCACCATTCCGAAATCTTTTGCTTCAGTGGAAGTCATCCAATAATCTCTGTCGGAAGCTTTCTCCACCCATTCGTAAGTTTGTCCCGAATGATGAGAGATAATGTCGTACAATTCTTTTTTAAGTTTCAGCATTTCGCGCAAATTAATTTCCATGTCGGAAGCAACACCTTGCGCTCCACCTGAAGGTTGGTGAATCATCACACGAGAATGTTTCAACGCAGAACGTTTTCCTTTTTCACCTGCAACCAAAAGAACTGCACCCATTGAAGCCGCCATTCCCGTACAAATTGTGGCAACATCTGGTTTGATGATTTGCATGGTGTCGTAAATTCCTAAACCTGCATAAACACTTCCGCCCGGAGAATTGATGTAGATTTGGATGTCTTTCGACGCATCAGAACTTTCAAGGAAAAGCAACTGTGCCGTCACAATATTTGCAACTTGGTCGTCAATTCCCGTTCCGAGGAAAATAATTCTATCCATCATTAAACGTGAGAAAACGTCCATTTGAGCAACGTTCAAACGCCTTTCCTCCATAATGTATGGGGTAAGATTGGTCGGGTTAAACATTCCCATGTATTGGTCGGTTACCAATCCGCTGTTTCCTAAATGTTTTACAGAGAAATCTCTGAAATCTTTTTTTATGTCCATTTTATAATTTTTGTTTCAAGTTTCAAGTTTCAAGCTTCAAGATTCAAGTCTCGTTTCTCCAACCTCCAAATCTCTTGTATCTTCTAAGGTTTTATTTTTACAATTTTTCCGTCTTTTATACTGACGATTTCGGAATTCATTTTCCTTTTGAATTCGAGCATTTTCTGATAGGATTTTTCAGGACCTTTCAATATAAATAACTACCTATTTCTTTTTCTAAAATCGGCAGACTTTCGGTTAAAACTGACCAAATCAACTCATCCGAAATAAAATCATAGGCATGAATAATTCTGTTTCGCAAACCAATTATTTTTCTTGAATCCGTAATGGGAAAATTTTCATCTTTCTTTAAAATCCTATTGACTGCTTCACCAATGATTTCAAAATTTCTCTCAACTGCTCTTTTGGTTTTGATGTCGTTTTGATATTTTTCAAAATCCAAATCTTCATCAAAATAACTTCTTATTTCATAAATTCAATTCTGGATATCAAAAAGCCAAACTTTAATTTCATTATCCATAAACCAATTCCTTTTGCTGATTAATGCTTTCAATGAAATAAGGATTTTTCAATGCTTTTTCTTCCAATAAATCTACATTTCTTTTCAGCAAATCTTCCAATGAAAATTTTAGATTAAAATAATTATCAGCGTAATCTGAAAGATTGATTTCCTTGAAATTCACCAAAAAATCGATGTCGCTTTCTGCATTAAATTTCTCCGAAAGAACCGAACCGAAAACATATAAACTCGCAACTTGATGAGTTTCACAAAGTTTAATAATTTCATTGATGTTTCCTAAATTCTTCATCTCTCAAATTTACACAAACAATATTCCACAACCAAAAATCCGACAATCTGTCATAAAATGCGGAATAATTTTTCGTCGAGTTCTTTTCTTAATTGATTAAGGTTGATGATTTTTTTGTAGGTTTCTT
Encoded proteins:
- a CDS encoding DUF5686 family protein; translation: MGTDFVKLFTKTHGFTNEIDIFVLMKKFTLLLFSLLFMTVFSQSKLTVLQAGSESPIFNATVYCGKNVVGKTNSQGVLEFKTKCKKVDVKATGFYESDVVVDKVMEISLTKVDPKTHSIETVMINDKSDPRALEILQKVNDNFKNNSPQSLDSYAFKSYEKISLDFDEDSIKHYSNSLNQKIDSLKSLPKKNQPEKAKKDSIESVKVMKLFTKSKLFLWERASEFLYSQKYGEKINILDNRIAGLREPVYELMALRSNRNRIPREIREENRSLYRFFLTDSIDIDGRKNFVIRFRDAGIKKPVPQRKFNGYIYVDAETYGLKKIESNSNKKSEGSITSIWTPIHNKWFLAKENLKMRMGMTYMDEKYKTDQKTGKKEEVKNRKGFGNYVFLTADYFDFQTPIQEKKKDFEGYSMSVKNADGSTLDKFRTDSLTLRERMTYNKIDSVGKKYNLDNKINIFTGLIKGNVRVGNVDFDASQILKYNQYEGFRLGLAAKLNEKFHPYISPDAYFAYGFKDEAWKYGAGIDVKTTLRKNSFFRAEYYHDVMAAGRFNENLWNFRMKIMNSGVDLNNDRFYQYEGFKVSYQNDLSNALTMVISAKRDQEEAKFNYSFMNLGKQFTNFSTQLTLKYAPRSKNIMTPSGKFTYEQNFPEYFLNYEQGIQSFGGDFNYSRFDILAQHRFKTDIGVTGVRAYAGLVLGKTPIWNQFAMNGLGNGENSLNFNLTSFLGFATMEGGKYYSDKFAGYYFTHRIPWYFKTFGKNISSFDMVYRGVIGEMKNPEYHQFDFQKLDHLYQEVGLEWNNFAGVPLNLGFFYRVGYYATSQFKENFGLQLKFNFLGF
- the folP gene encoding dihydropteroate synthase, with product MQNKSSFIDYHSMNLNGKLIDLSSPKIMGILNVTPDSFSDGGKFNEEKSALVQTEKMLKDGAEIIDIGAQSTRPNSEFLKAEDEISRIGTVISKIKKEFPEALISLDTFYAEVVKFGFNEGIDMVNDISGGNYDDKMFKTVGETQLPYILMHVNLTYESMHEKIIQEDIIISLNKYFSGKIQQLRSFGVKDIILDPGFGFGKTVEQNHQMIDDLEFIGFGRYPLLVGISRKSFIYKPLGKSPLEINEETQKLHLKTLQKGAKILRVHDVLEATKTIELFLQN
- a CDS encoding DUF1599 domain-containing protein, producing the protein MTRTALQFDEVIRICRDLFSNKLTDYGASFRVLRTPSLTDQIFIKVKSLRNFQTTRISKVGESEEENFIAIVNYSIIGLIQLEKGFADDFKQDRNEILDLYDKFAHKAKELMMNKNHDYGEAWRDMRISSITDLIYQKVLRTKQIEDNAGTTLVSEGIDANYYDMLNYAVFCLIKLSEQKEEFKPKLI
- a CDS encoding BT_3928 family protein — encoded protein: MKHILRIIIALIFIASGFVKAVDAVGFSFKLEEYFSSAVFNMPFFEKQALAIAIIVVVLELVLGFFLLMKMRLKFTLSALIALCVFFGFLTFYSAYFNVVTDCGCFGDALKFTPWQSFVKDIVLLLGLIILWILYRKHFNEPEQKSTFKKYASAFAFLTMVFVINWGISHEPLIDFRHYKIGTDLNVEKAKIAKNPSEYKTFYSLKNEKTGEVININQDDYVNKEEYWKEGSPWKIEEGKTTSKIVKQGYESEIAKFKPESSEGMDLTEEILKAPKAVLVFAYHPEKADKNILAKTEAKVNSEKDALVYGVSTNPNTFKTIKNAMMDGTAIKTIARSNPFVLTLQNGKIVDKKSAEDYLKK
- a CDS encoding tellurite resistance TerB family protein, which produces MQKSNKSIAGYHLLMILSSVDGEFAPEEGMKVQEYLAEEFPFKMNLDNELDIIATLQPEEWKDHFEFHARCFYDDSTEKERKDFAQFAKSLIKADDEVTEREHQFYILLKKMWNLD
- the tpiA gene encoding triose-phosphate isomerase, with the protein product MRRKIVAGNWKMNKEVIEAQQLMFQILEYKKNHPTNCEVWIAPPSLYLMMAKDLYENDEVGVFSQDMSEHESGAYTGEISASMLESIDATGAIIGHSERRQYHGETDSHCNRKVKLALDKGLIPIYCNGETLEQRKSGQHLEVVKNQTEVALFTLSADEIKKVVIAYEPVWAIGTGETATPEQAQEIHAHIRNLIANKYGKEVADEVSIIYGGSVKPDNAKEIFSQPDIDGGLIGGAALKIDDFSKIIEGFN
- the clpP gene encoding ATP-dependent Clp endopeptidase proteolytic subunit ClpP: MDIKKDFRDFSVKHLGNSGLVTDQYMGMFNPTNLTPYIMEERRLNVAQMDVFSRLMMDRIIFLGTGIDDQVANIVTAQLLFLESSDASKDIQIYINSPGGSVYAGLGIYDTMQIIKPDVATICTGMAASMGAVLLVAGEKGKRSALKHSRVMIHQPSGGAQGVASDMEINLREMLKLKKELYDIISHHSGQTYEWVEKASDRDYWMTSTEAKDFGMVDEVLERKTEK
- a CDS encoding HepT-like ribonuclease domain-containing protein, coding for MDFEKYQNDIKTKRAVERNFEIIGEAVNRILKKDENFPITDSRKIIGLRNRIIHAYDFISDELIWSVLTESLPILEKEIGSYLY
- a CDS encoding nucleotidyltransferase family protein codes for the protein MKNLGNINEIIKLCETHQVASLYVFGSVLSEKFNAESDIDFLVNFKEINLSDYADNYFNLKFSLEDLLKRNVDLLEEKALKNPYFIESINQQKELVYG